The region tattttattttatttaaatttaaatatttacaaattataattaaatataaaaatattttattaaatataaaaatattccgttaaaattaacattaaaaaaaataaaaattcgtTAAAAAAAAATCGTTATCTGGACACTTATTATCTATATAAGACACTTATTATATACAGAagagatataaatatattttatttttcaaatgttAGTATATGTGGCTTCAATTAAGCACGTGTGTAGAAGCATGGTGAGCAAGCTTATCGGTCAAAATTGGAGGCCAAGTAAATTGGCTTAGTGCCCAAGTTTTTCTtccatctataaatagagtgAAAGTGTGTGGTCTCTTTGTGAATCACCACAATTATAATATAGTTGATTCATTTCTGCTTTAATTATAGATAACTTTCCCAATTTATTGTTTGTGTATAATATAAAAGGTATGCAATATTGTGTGCTATTTATTTTTCTGATGTACACAGAAACAAGTCCTATTTGTGtcattttaaatacataaaataaatataagtaaTTGCAAGTATGAGTGATTCTGGGTTTTTTTTAGTTAGAAATGTATTTATGGAATCCatttaaagtttaaaatatgtGAACCAAAGGAAGTTAACTGAtgacttgtatgttttttttttctttagttgTTGTTGCAGGTCATTTATGGCTGAAAAAAGAGCTAAAACGACATCAATGATGGGTGAGGAGGAAGATAGAATTTCGAAACTACCCGATGCACTCATCCTACACATCCTGTCGTTTCTTCCAACCGTGGATATCGTTCCAACATGCCTCCTTTCGAAGCGTTGGAAACTCATGTGGTATTCAGTTCCCCAACTCTCTTTCTCCTATTATACTACTCATTTTAAATGGCCAAGACACCCAAAAAAGTTCTACAGTTATGTTGACAGTTGTTTGGAACACCGCAAGAGAGGTATGCATTGTGTCCCTGATTCAGCCATAACTAGTTTTAAGCTTCGCATGGATTATATTTATGAAAAAAGATAGGCTGGCCGCCTAGATAAATGGTTAGCTTTTACAGTTGAGAATAAAGTCAAGGAAATAAATCTTTGTGTGAACAGAACAAAGAATGAGAATGGAGATTTTTACTACTATTGCTTACCTAAAACACTTGTAGTAAATGCAAGATATTTAACTATTTTGAAGTTGAATACGGTGGAGTTGGATTCTCGTTACTCGTTTAGTTTTCCATCCTTGAAATCATTGCTATTGGCTTATGTTCGGTTTGCAGATAATGATGTAGTAGATAATCTGTTATTGGGTTCCCCTTCCCTTGAGAAATTGAGGTTAATTTATTGTGATCATCAGCTCCGCATCCACATACATAGTTCTGATAATTATGCAAAGACACAATCCATACACACACACAAATGAGAGATAgcaaaaagatgaagagagaaaaaggaagctAGAATGTATTgcaaaaaatagagagaatgtattCTAGGTTACAAAACTAATAAGCCAAACCTTTTATATAAGGCAAaagatataaaataataataattaagaaaagactaaaatgccctcaaaTAATAACTCTAACAAGTTCAAGCCTCAAGTTCTTGGAAATTAAACACACTAAGGATATGGTGGAGGAAATTAATGTcataaatcttgaatctttgaaACTAAAAGGAGTTTCCCTTAACAAAAAAAGTCTCTCTGCATGCAAGGCCATTAGAAATCTCTCGTTAACTTGTTGGGATATGGAAGATTCATCATCATTAGAATATCTCATTTCTAACCTTCCTCTTCTTGAGGATTTGGCTTTCAGCAACGGGCGTAATTGGGCGTTGAAACACATTAAAATTTCGAGTAAGCACTTGAAAAGAGTCATTGTGACTAACCCTTTTGACAATGAAATGACTGTTATAATTAAATCAGCTCCAAATTTAGCATCACTTTATTATGTTGGTAATATCAAATTTAGTGTATCAATGGAACCATCCAATTTGTTGAATGGAACATTCGTAATTCTTAAGCAACAAGAGAATTATGACACCGATTGGTTTATCAATTTGATGAATTTTCTTTTGAATCTCAATTGTTCTTGGAATAAGATAAGATTGCATGTTGACTCGGTTGAGGTATGTCTACTACTTTTCCTATTTTATTCTATGGTGTTATTTCAAGTTTGTATTACTAATCTTTTTGATGTATATTTGACATTAATACATTTTCTTAATTGCATACATGAAGGCTCTCATCTTGCCGAAATACTTGAAGAGGATATGTCGTTCTCCTTTGGTCACTTTGAATCATCTTAGAGTTTTTACTGAATGTAAACCTGAGAAAGAGAAGGAATTAGTCTTGAAAGATGTTTTGCGTTGGATTTCTCCTTCTTTAAAGACATTATTTATAGGGGAAAAAGGGCCTCTTTTAAAAAGTCTTCAAAAGGCTGCATATTTGTTTGTGTGATTATGTTATATTATAGAAAGTAAAATGGATTATTGTTTGGTAAGAAACACAGAGTTTACCTCAAAACTAATTGTTTATAATTAGAGTAGTTCACTTCAGACAATTTCTATGTGGGATATTCAAATAGATAAGATTGTACTTTTTAGTATAAACTAATAGATGTACTCAATCTAATTATAAGTTACATCTTATTTACAAAATTCTATTAGTTGTGTTGAAGATCAACCCTACCCTATGATCGTAGTTACTTATTAGCTGTATAATACAAGATTCTTGTGTTATTCATTTTTGGGTTTATAATTTTTTGTactttgtgttttgtctcattactttatttgtttggattctgtgttttgacaaattattttttggacattatgttttgtaaaatagttcaaatagaaccctaaactcgattttttGTCAAAGTTTtttcaactgaaatcacaaatcaTTCACCgaactaataattcagaacaaaaataaaagcattctacttaaaaattgtattgttatatttaattttttcttcattaaaattaagtttaggggtctatttgaacaattttacaaaatataggatccaaaaataaattttctaaaaCACAGAGTACAAACaggtaataaaaaaaatacaggtccaaaaatgtataaacattttttttctttcggtCTCATCTCAATTTGTTGTTCTCTAATTCCTTTTGTTGATATTAGTTGTATATTCATATAAAAGATTGTAGTAAAAGCAATGAGTAATCAGTAGTACTATTTACTAATCATTATGTTCTATTGTATGTTTCTGTAACATGAGAGTTCATTTGAGATACGGTAAACTAGAAATTAATAGCATACAATAATACATATCACACCAAAATATTGATGATAAAAAATGCTACTTTCTTGAAATAAAACTGTTAACAAGTCTAATATTAGGACTGATGTAATATATAACTAAATATATAGATATTAAGCACTGCACTTAGTTGAAAATGATGTTTTCACTTCAAATTTGAAGCTGCTACTGTATAGTCTGCATGATCACCCTTCTGTCACTTACATTAGACCATGAAGATGAAGTAGTAAACACCACCTTCAGTCACTTAGTTGAAGATTAATAGTAAATACCAAAAGTATAT is a window of Humulus lupulus chromosome 4, drHumLupu1.1, whole genome shotgun sequence DNA encoding:
- the LOC133829933 gene encoding uncharacterized protein LOC133829933, with the protein product MVEEINVINLESLKLKGVSLNKKSLSACKAIRNLSLTCWDMEDSSSLEYLISNLPLLEDLAFSNGRNWALKHIKISSKHLKRVIVTNPFDNEMTVIIKSAPNLASLYYVGNIKFSVSMEPSNLLNGTFVILKQQENYDTDWFINLMNFLLNLNCSWNKIRLHVDSVEALILPKYLKRICRSPLVTLNHLRVFTECKPEKEKELVLKDVLRWISPSLKTLFIGEKGPLLKSLQKAAYLFV